A genomic stretch from Campylobacter lari subsp. concheus includes:
- a CDS encoding HP0495 family protein, protein MVNICDLKKEPIINYPTFWDYKVVFEAGVDALEVFTQILNEREFKYKISNTSKQGTYKSYLLSVYVDSKSDRLNIFNQLKSKAKFVL, encoded by the coding sequence GTGGTAAATATATGCGATCTTAAAAAAGAACCTATTATAAATTACCCTACTTTTTGGGATTATAAAGTCGTTTTTGAAGCTGGGGTTGATGCCTTAGAAGTTTTTACTCAAATACTTAATGAAAGAGAATTTAAATACAAAATCTCAAATACTAGTAAACAAGGAACATACAAAAGTTATCTTTTAAGTGTTTATGTTGATAGCAAAAGCGATCGTTTAAATATCTTTAATCAATTAAAAAGCAAAGCCAAATTTGTATTATAA
- the moaC gene encoding cyclic pyranopterin monophosphate synthase MoaC gives MNLTHLDEKNHPKMVDVSQKDITQREACASGKIYMSKEAFEAIIENKAKKGPVLQTAIAAAIMGAKQTSNLIPMCHPLMISKVQTHIEENKEEYSFKLFVIVKCEGKTGVEMESLTAVSIGLLTIYDMVKAIDKSMQITNIVLESKEGGKSGKYMRS, from the coding sequence ATGAATTTAACACATTTAGATGAAAAAAATCATCCCAAAATGGTAGATGTAAGTCAAAAAGATATTACCCAAAGAGAAGCTTGTGCAAGTGGTAAAATATACATGAGTAAAGAAGCATTTGAAGCTATTATCGAAAATAAAGCTAAAAAAGGACCTGTTTTACAAACTGCCATCGCAGCAGCTATCATGGGAGCTAAGCAAACTTCAAATCTCATTCCAATGTGTCATCCTTTAATGATTTCAAAAGTACAAACTCACATAGAAGAAAACAAAGAAGAATATTCTTTTAAACTTTTTGTAATCGTAAAATGCGAAGGAAAAACCGGAGTTGAAATGGAAAGCTTAACTGCTGTTAGCATTGGGCTTTTAACTATTTATGATATGGTTAAGGCTATTGATAAAAGCATGCAAATTACTAATATAGTTTTAGAAAGCAAAGAAGGAGGAAAAAGTGGTAAATATATGCGATCTTAA
- a CDS encoding highly acidic protein has translation MAYDDEEFENYDDEMYDETDDDTYVNNQRSYNYDDDDYEYDDDYSDDDTYEMD, from the coding sequence ATGGCTTATGATGATGAAGAATTTGAAAATTACGATGATGAAATGTATGATGAAACAGATGATGATACTTATGTAAACAATCAAAGATCGTATAATTATGATGATGATGATTATGAATACGATGATGATTATAGTGATGATGATACTTATGAGATGGATTAA
- a CDS encoding MFS transporter, protein MSKNLSKKDIKVLGLSSLGGTLEFYDFIIFVFFASYISKNFFPENLSPFWQMFNTYGIFAAGYLARPLGGIVMAHFGDKFGRKKMFMLSILLMVVPTFMLAFIPAYESIGYLCIVFLVFVRICQGIAIGGELPGAWVFVFEHAPKGQKRTYLGILTASVVGGILLGSFVFLMMNKLFTQEELYEWAWRIPFFLGGIFGIISAYLRKFLRETPVFEKMKKDKALEKFPLKEVFKKAKLGIVLSMLITWVLTACIVVMILIIPSFMAKILSIDASIQTYMQMLGIVVLVIGCILSGILADKIGMVKACVIFSLGFFLTCLFYFNTLYTKIPDFNTVSVYYLSACFFAGVMNFCPLMMSEVFDAKIKFSGLSFSYNIAYALAGGFTPQLALFLHTIALGNLENIARFSLGFYMLAMAIISLFSALMFKYLSNTQRTYSQ, encoded by the coding sequence GTGAGTAAAAATCTTAGTAAAAAAGATATAAAAGTTTTAGGTCTTTCTTCTTTGGGAGGGACTTTAGAATTTTATGATTTTATCATTTTTGTATTTTTTGCAAGTTATATTTCTAAAAATTTCTTTCCTGAAAATTTAAGTCCATTTTGGCAAATGTTTAATACTTATGGAATTTTTGCTGCAGGATATTTGGCTAGACCACTTGGCGGTATAGTTATGGCTCATTTTGGCGATAAATTTGGTCGCAAGAAAATGTTTATGCTTAGTATTTTGCTGATGGTTGTGCCAACTTTTATGCTCGCTTTTATACCTGCTTATGAAAGTATAGGATATTTATGTATAGTATTTTTAGTGTTTGTAAGGATTTGTCAAGGTATAGCTATAGGCGGGGAATTGCCTGGTGCTTGGGTTTTTGTGTTTGAGCATGCTCCAAAGGGTCAAAAACGCACTTATCTTGGAATTTTAACAGCTTCTGTGGTAGGTGGAATTTTACTTGGTAGTTTTGTGTTTTTGATGATGAATAAACTTTTCACGCAAGAAGAGCTTTATGAGTGGGCTTGGAGAATTCCATTTTTTCTGGGTGGAATTTTTGGGATTATTTCTGCATATTTGCGTAAATTTTTAAGAGAAACTCCTGTTTTTGAGAAAATGAAAAAAGATAAAGCCTTAGAAAAATTTCCTTTAAAAGAAGTGTTTAAAAAGGCTAAACTAGGTATAGTACTTTCTATGTTAATAACTTGGGTTTTAACTGCTTGTATTGTTGTGATGATTTTAATCATACCTTCTTTTATGGCAAAAATTTTAAGTATTGATGCAAGCATTCAAACTTATATGCAAATGCTTGGTATAGTTGTACTTGTAATTGGTTGTATATTAAGTGGAATTTTGGCTGATAAAATAGGTATGGTAAAAGCTTGTGTGATTTTTTCATTAGGATTTTTCTTAACTTGCTTGTTTTATTTTAATACTCTTTATACCAAAATACCTGATTTTAATACAGTGAGTGTGTATTATTTGTCTGCTTGTTTTTTTGCTGGAGTGATGAATTTTTGCCCTTTAATGATGAGTGAAGTATTTGATGCTAAGATTAAATTTTCAGGACTTAGTTTTTCATATAATATAGCTTATGCATTGGCCGGTGGTTTTACCCCGCAACTTGCTCTATTTTTACACACCATTGCTTTAGGAAATTTAGAAAATATTGCTCGTTTTTCTTTGGGATTTTATATGCTAGCTATGGCTATAATCTCACTTTTTTCTGCTTTGATGTTTAAATATCTTAGTAATACCCAACGCACATACTCTCAGTAA
- a CDS encoding group III truncated hemoglobin gives MKFETINHDGIKKLMSVFYAKVRVDKDLGPIFNEKIGTDDESWKKHKEKIASFWAGMFLADPSYSGSPLRAHHELPPFPREFFDIWLNLFDESLQEVFEDEPRNIIMERARMIAQRFQMIIYDHRFA, from the coding sequence ATGAAATTTGAAACTATTAATCATGATGGTATAAAAAAACTTATGAGTGTTTTTTATGCAAAGGTTAGAGTGGATAAAGATTTAGGGCCTATTTTTAATGAAAAAATCGGCACAGATGATGAGAGTTGGAAAAAGCATAAAGAAAAAATAGCAAGTTTTTGGGCAGGGATGTTTTTAGCTGATCCAAGTTATAGTGGTTCACCTTTGAGAGCCCATCATGAATTACCTCCATTTCCAAGAGAATTTTTTGATATTTGGCTTAATCTATTTGATGAGAGTTTGCAAGAAGTTTTTGAAGATGAACCAAGAAATATCATTATGGAAAGAGCCAGAATGATAGCTCAAAGATTTCAAATGATTATTTATGATCATAGATTTGCTTAA
- a CDS encoding AMIN domain-containing protein has translation MRIKFFILFLLSCVFLNAKDNPFDNNIEQKNTEFAKLSPFQRQDFNFNSDARILKNITITYINLDGSEEQTTLDIYKSINWHDTYSFIKTKSPNATPILDVSVTVPQKQGNKNSKTEENNTTLNIETPLFSGNIYNFISLGFYNNKINIKTQDKILRHLSIGDPTKIIIDFAKKQNFNTKTLQVNTAQVRKVVFGSHKGYYRLVIYLDGKYSYKYSHSENLHTFNYR, from the coding sequence ATGAGAATTAAATTTTTTATATTGTTTTTACTTTCTTGTGTATTTTTAAATGCAAAAGATAATCCTTTTGATAATAATATAGAACAAAAAAATACCGAATTTGCAAAACTTAGTCCTTTTCAAAGGCAAGATTTTAACTTTAATTCTGATGCGAGAATTTTAAAAAATATTACCATTACTTACATTAACCTTGATGGCTCTGAAGAGCAAACCACTCTAGATATATACAAAAGTATTAACTGGCATGATACCTACTCATTTATAAAAACTAAAAGTCCAAATGCCACGCCTATACTTGATGTATCTGTAACCGTGCCACAAAAACAAGGAAATAAAAACTCAAAAACAGAAGAAAATAACACTACTTTAAATATAGAAACACCGCTTTTTAGTGGAAATATTTATAATTTTATTTCTCTTGGTTTTTACAATAACAAAATCAATATCAAAACCCAGGATAAAATACTAAGACATCTATCTATAGGTGATCCTACTAAAATTATTATAGATTTTGCTAAAAAACAAAATTTCAACACCAAAACGCTGCAAGTTAATACAGCACAAGTTAGAAAAGTTGTATTTGGTTCACATAAAGGATATTATCGTTTGGTAATATATCTTGATGGAAAATATAGTTATAAATATTCACATAGTGAAAACTTACATACATTTAACTATCGCTAA
- the eno gene encoding phosphopyruvate hydratase produces MLIIEDLRAFEVLDSRGNPTIKAEIMLSDGSVGSAIVPSGASTGKKEALELRDNDERFGGKGVLKAIENINGIIAENIIGLDAFNQTQLDNTLLELDGTKNYSNLGANATLGISMATARAAANALGVPLYRYLGGANASVLPVPMCNIINGGAHANNSVDFQEFMIMPFGFSSFKEGLRSVCEIYAVLKKELANLGHSTALGDEGGFAPNLANNTEPLDLLMTCIKKAGYENKIKLALDVASSELYKDGKYHLEGKVFSSEDLIARYEELCAKYPIFSIEDGLAEDDYEGWIKLTQKLGNKIQLVGDDLFVTNEDILREGIIKNMANAVLIKPNQIGTITQTMRTVRLAHRNNYRCIMSHRSGESEDAFIADFAVALNTGQIKTGALARGERTAKYNRLLEIELDNDEYLGDKL; encoded by the coding sequence ATGTTGATTATTGAAGATTTAAGAGCTTTTGAAGTTTTAGATAGTAGAGGCAATCCTACCATTAAAGCTGAAATCATGCTAAGTGATGGCAGCGTGGGAAGTGCTATCGTTCCAAGTGGCGCAAGCACAGGAAAAAAAGAAGCTTTAGAATTAAGAGATAATGATGAAAGATTTGGCGGTAAAGGTGTTTTAAAAGCTATTGAAAACATCAATGGCATTATAGCTGAAAATATTATAGGGCTTGACGCATTTAATCAAACCCAGCTAGATAATACTCTTTTAGAGCTTGATGGGACAAAAAACTACTCTAACCTAGGAGCAAATGCAACCTTAGGAATTTCTATGGCAACAGCACGCGCTGCTGCTAATGCTTTAGGTGTGCCTTTATACCGCTATTTAGGTGGGGCAAACGCAAGCGTATTACCCGTGCCAATGTGTAATATAATAAATGGTGGTGCGCATGCAAACAATAGCGTAGATTTTCAAGAATTTATGATTATGCCTTTTGGTTTTTCAAGCTTTAAAGAAGGATTAAGATCAGTTTGTGAAATTTATGCTGTGTTGAAAAAAGAACTAGCTAATCTAGGTCACTCTACTGCTTTAGGTGATGAGGGTGGTTTTGCACCAAATTTAGCAAATAATACAGAACCTCTTGATCTTTTAATGACTTGTATTAAAAAAGCAGGTTATGAAAATAAAATCAAACTAGCTCTAGATGTAGCAAGTAGTGAACTTTATAAAGATGGTAAATATCACTTAGAAGGTAAAGTTTTCTCAAGTGAAGACTTAATCGCGCGTTATGAGGAACTTTGTGCTAAATATCCTATTTTCAGTATTGAAGATGGTTTAGCTGAAGATGATTATGAAGGTTGGATTAAACTTACTCAAAAGCTTGGCAATAAAATTCAACTTGTGGGTGATGATTTATTTGTAACTAATGAAGATATTTTAAGAGAAGGTATCATAAAAAATATGGCAAATGCTGTATTGATTAAGCCTAATCAAATTGGAACAATCACTCAAACTATGAGAACAGTAAGATTAGCTCATAGAAATAATTACAGATGTATTATGAGTCATAGAAGTGGCGAAAGCGAAGATGCTTTTATAGCTGATTTTGCAGTAGCGCTTAATACGGGACAAATCAAAACAGGAGCCCTAGCAAGAGGTGAAAGAACTGCTAAATACAATCGCTTATTAGAAATAGAACTTGATAATGATGAATATTTAGGAGATAAACTCTGA